Proteins encoded in a region of the Lathamus discolor isolate bLatDis1 chromosome Z, bLatDis1.hap1, whole genome shotgun sequence genome:
- the TMEM174 gene encoding transmembrane protein 174, which translates to MEPNSNSVEDFSLNVFSVAPCQPNVSDALVSDGDKAGATLLFSGVFLGLVGITFTVMGWIKYDGITHLEWTQLLGPILLSVGVTFILIAVCKFNMLTCKTCKEREENTSDLDQTTSGQSFVFTGINQPITFHGATVVQYIPPPYPAQEGIAVSPGYRHPVLSCCGAVSPSASSIPSPGSAHFCTAYPLDNLAFTGDENYAAYPAENTRNQRSENCSDEPEELLEGYACGDLSPPRYEEIYPFSS; encoded by the exons ATGGAGCCAAACAGCAACAGTGTAGAAGATTTCTCCTTGAATGTCTTTTCCGTCGCTCCTTGTCAGCCAAACGTATCTGATGCCCTGGTGTCAGATGGGGATAAAGCTGGTGCCACTTTGCTCTTTTCAGGTGTGTTTTTGGGACTGGTGGGGATCACTTTCACTGTGATGGGATGGATAAAATACGATGGCATTACTCACCTGGAGTGGACTCAGTTACTAGGGCCTATTCTGCTGTCTGTTGGGGTGACTTTTATTCTGATTGCTGTTTGTAAATTTAACATGCTTACATGTAAGACCtgcaaagaaagagaggaaaatacatCAGACCTCGACCAGACCACAAGCGGACAGTCCTTCGTCTTCACTGGCATTAACCAGCCTATAACTTTCCATGGTGCCACAGTGGTACAGTACATCCCTCCACCTTACCCGGCTCAGGAGGGCATTGCTGTGAGCCCTGGATACCGTCACCCAGTGCTCAGCTGCTGTGGTGCTGTTTCCCCCAGTGCCTCATCAATTCCCAGCCCGGGGTCTGCTCACTTCTGCACTGCCTACCCCCTGGATAACCTGGCTTTTACCGGAGATGAGAACTACGCTGCTTATCCTGCAGAGAATACCAGGAATCAGAG GTCAGAGAACTGTTCTGATGAGCCAGAGGAACTGCTAGAAGGCTACGCCTGTGGTGACTTGTCACCTCCACGTTATGAGGAAATATACCCATTCTCTTCATGA